The DNA region CAAGGGACTCACTGGCTTTTTGGCGGATGGTCCTTATACGTGACATGCAGTCTTCGCTGGTCATCACGTAGAGCAGGGGGTTGATGGCACTGTTGAAGCTGGCCAGGCCCCGGGTCACCTGGTAGGAAATGTAGATGTTCTTTGAAGCCTGTGTGCAGGACCCTTGCAGCTGCCAGCCTCGAGACAACAAGTTGAGGTTTCTGAAGATATGGTAGGGGAGGAAGCAGATGGAGAAGAGGACCATCACTAGAATCACCAGTCTAATGCTTCTTCTCCTGAGCCTGAGGTCCATGGTATCATTCCTGCAGAGCACCACCACCACATGGCAGTAGCATCCGATGATGATGAGGAATGGGATGACGAACCCAGTCACAGTGACGGCCACGGTGTATGGCAAGTAAACACCCAGGTTCTCGTGCCCTGTTGTGTCATGGCACCGCATCCCTGTGTCATCCATCTTGCTGAAGGCAAAATCGGGAGCTACCTGCATGATGACCCACACCCAGACCATCATGCTGAGCCATACAGAAGACGTTGCCCCCTGGCACCTGCCCCGCGCCTTCAGTGGGTGCACGATGCCCAGGTAACGGTGGACACTGATGCAGGTGAGGAAGCTGATGCTGGCGTACAGGTTGAGGTGGAAGAGGCCCCGGGTGAtccagcaccagccctgcccaAAGAGCCATACTCTGCCCCGCAGGTAGTAGCTGACGAGGAAGGGCAGCGTGCTGACGTACAGCAGGTCGGCCAGGCCCAGGTtgcccaccagcaggcccagggGATGGCGGGCGCCCCACCGGGGCCCGGTGCAGAGGTGCCACAGCCCCAGCCCgttccccaccagccccaggggGATCACCGCCAGGTAGACGGCGGGCAAGAAGCGCTGGGCGAAGGCGGCATCCACGGGGCACAAGGCTCCGCTGCCATTGCCGGGCCACGGGGCGAGAGCTTGCGCGGCCATCGGGCGCTGCGGCAGCtctgcccgcggcggggcggctgctcccggggcggtgccggcggcggTGCTCGGAGGCGCGGagcccggtgcccggtgcccgcgGCAGGggaggggcggccccggcggcggcgcgcccAGAGCCAGCGCCGGCAGCGCGGGGGTCCCCGGCGCAGTGCGCGGCTGCCTTCgcccccctgctcctgccgggcccggccggggctTTGAGGCGCAGGGCTCTCCCCGGAGCGCGGGGAGGATGAGGCAAGGGCCGCCCCCCGGAGAGCGCGGGTGTCCGGTGGCTTCCGCTGCTCCCTCTGCGCCTGCCGCCAGCCCACTTGAGATATTTTGAGCCGGCCGCCAGGGACGTGCAGGCCCCCGGCTATTTCGGACACGGTGCGTGCCTGGAGGGAGCGGgaggaagggagcagggaggcgggagggggggCTCTGCCTCGGAGCGGGTGGGAGCTGTCTGACGACAGGGGCCAAAGCCTTCAGCCTGCTCCCGATCTGTTCTGTCCCACTCGGGGttaggacccccccccccccatccctccagaCCGGGAGCTGGAAGCCTGCACCCCGTGAGCCGCCCCTCACTGCCACTCCCGACACCCTTTCTCCTGGCCCCACTGCTCAGACTGTGCCTCCATCCAGAAACACCGGGAGAGGGATTAAGGCAGAGACCGGCAGCTTTCCCTGGGGCTggtgctcccagccctgctccagccggCAGCCGGTGCCGCGGGCAGTGCCAGCAGGCACAGGTGTGCCAGGCTGCTTGCCCCCCATGTAGGCACCAGTAAGCCCCGCTCCCTGTCAAACAGCTGCACCTTCCCTACAGCACACAGCAACAACCTGCTCTTGCTGCCGATTTCTATATTCCTCCCCAAATACAAAAATCCTCTTCCTCCCGCGCCTTTGAGTGGTTTTGACCCATGCGGGGAGGAAATGTGAGACAGGCTGTgaccttcctctccttccttccctgtcGCAGGGGATGTCATGTAGAAGACACCCAGATACTGCGAGGTTGGGGCAAGAGCTAAAACCAGTGACCCCAAGGAAAGCCAGCCCCTGTTTacactgctgagcagctgctgctgcataaATGAGGCCAGAAATAACTTTATCTCCAAGTGCAGGAGTAAACAGACAATCAGAAGGGAGGTGTACCCTGGCAAGCCATAGGGAAATGACCTTGGCAAAATAACTACAGGTGACAGGCTGGGCCCAGGGAGGGCCACCTGCCTTCCTGGAACTTACTCTAGGGCAAGGGGTGGGAAGAGGCTGATACCTCATCCActagcagggagggagagggtgTGAGTCCTGCTGAGCCATCCTGACTGCCCTTCCCTCCTTGGGAGCAGCTGAACATCTCTGCTGGACCATACTCGGGCATGGCAGGTCGGGGCCAGCGTAGGGAAGCCCAAGGCATGGGGTGGTGGTAGCTGCTTATTGTGTGTATCAGTGTGTTGACTCCAAAAAGTGCTGGCTGGAGTAGATAAATGATGGGAAAGGCTGTATGTTATTTCCTGCTTATGTGATAAAATCTAGCCACTACAGGCATGCCCTGAGAGATGAAACTTAAAAGCTGTTTCCATGGGGTGAGGATATGGCTTTTCTGAGGTTTGCAGGGGCTCTGGTGGTACTGTGCTTCTGGAGTAGCAGAGGAGAGGGTCCATCGGTGTTCACTCCTCAGGAAAGCAGTCCtccatcctgccctgctcctgcccccttCACCTCCATGCATTTCAGCTGATCCTGCAGCCTGGGGTTGGGGTGGCACTTGCAGAGCAACTTTATGGAGGTGCAGAAGTGCAGTGAGATGAGAGGAGCAAACTGGGAGCGGTTGCCTTTGTCCCAGAGCATCAACcactggggaaactgaggcagagacagcagctggctgggaggACTGCTGTAATCATGGGAAGGGTCACAAGCTGCTCTCAGCACCATAGGCAAAGCTTTCTCTGTCCCCAGAATGAAGGCTTGGGGCTGGGTGCCTCCTGCCATGggaaaggaggagcagggcagggcacaggGAGCGTTGTCCATGCCCAGCCGCAGCCCTATGACCTccgcagctcctgctccctAGACCTGTTGGAAGCATGCATGCAGCAGCACGGATCCTTTCTCGTGCCTGCCTAATGTGTGTTTAAGGTGTTCTCTTGACCCATGATTTCACTTGCAGTAAAGGTGCTACCGCCCAGCTCTGCCTGAGTATCCTGTATTGGGATTCTCCCGCCAGTTCCTGGCTCTGGCATGTGGCAGCAATGCTGCTGCCAGTGCATCCAGGGTGGTGTgacagcacagggctgggatggCTTCTGCAGGTAGCAAACACGTAACCCGAGTGATGGGCTTTCAGGCAACCAATTCAAAGCTTTTCACCAACAGCAAAAAAGGGCCttgatcttctttttttttattgagcaCTGGACTCTTGTGCTCAGGGAGATATGTGACAACGTGTAGCTTTAATGAGGGGCTCATCCAGCCCTTTTTCAGCCAATgccatgcttttaaaaatcatcagtCATGCGAatggcttgaaaaaaaaattctgatgcaCATTGTTTACTCGTGCAGCAGCGCACAGtttcctccttcagctgctgtgCATGCTTGTGCTGAAATGAGTTCTGATCTGTTGCTCACTGCTGGTTCAGGAATATGGTTGTCAAATTACATGCCATTTATGTGTGCCGATGTGGCAGTATGCCTTGAGGATGGGGTGAGTTGTCTTCtgtttgttgttgggtttttttttttttatctttacagGTGACCATAATCATCTGTGGATGGCAGAGATCATCTGCCCCATGAGAGCAGGCAAAGCGCAGGACCTGCTGCCTCAGAGCCTGCAATAAATGCGATCCTCAAATAACCACATGTTTCCAGGGTAGCAGGGCTTTAGAGGGAACAGCAAACATTGTGAGACTGGCAATCAAATTGCAAGAGTTGATTTCCCTGTATTCTTAGGgtaaaataattctgatttaTTTGGATTCATTAATTCATTATTTAGATGTTTTCTGCTTAGTGAATCAGGGAGAAATGAcattttgcagggaaaaaaaaaaagaaaattatagcAGAGGTGCATTGAGTCATTTCTGTTGAAGATGAGAATTGCAGGTTGCTCCTTAAAAAGTGACCTTTTGATTTTTACCGTCACCTGTAGGCGGCTGGGCAGGATTTGGGAGGGGGCGAGAGCCCTGGCAGcactccctgccagcagcataCTTGGTCTTGGTGGCTGAGTCCCAACATGTTGAAACAAGAACTGGCTTAAAAACCAGGATTTTCAGTGCACAGGACATGTCTTATCCATGTCAATCGAGGAACACTGTGGTTTCAAAGTCTGCATGAGCCTCGTGTCACCGCTTTTTTGGCACGGCCATCGCAGAGGTGAAAAAGCCAACAAAAGCTGCAGACCAGGCCACATTCATTCTGCGATTTGCTGCCTGCCAGAGGTTCACCACGTCCCCCATACCAAACTGAATTAATGATTTGTATGCAGGCAGAGCACCAGATGATTGCAGTGAATAATTCTCTTTGTAAGCAATGTTTTAGTGCATGagcagtgagattttttttcttttttttcccccaagaggTGACTGAAAAGCATCCTtgactttaattttattttcagcacttgcaggggctgggggagcaggtGAGTGGCTGCCTTGGCCCTGCTGCCTTTCCTGCTGCTTGCAGGGAGGCTTTCCcctgggcaggagaggggagctCCCTCTGCCATTCAGCCTTTTGCCCCTGCACCCCTAAATCTGCCCTGGTATCGTGTTGGCCTGGGTCAGGAGGACAGTCAGCTGGTGATGACGGTGGCATGATGCCGGGGAAATCCTGGTCCGGGGTGAGTGGAGgaggtgtggggctggtgggaggAGGGATGAAGTTACAGGGGGAGAATCTGGGCTTTGGTTTTTGGGAAGCTGAGAAGAGGCATGGCCTGGTCtgtgcctggggctgcagaCCCAGCAGTAACACAGCCAGCACCATGCCGTGCTCTCCCGCACATCCCGGCAGCGAGTGCAGACCCAGGCCCTGCTATGGCCAGGGTTGATCCCATCAGCAGAGCAGATGGAGCTCATGGCTGGGTGAAAGCAAAGGGGCAGAATTTAATCCAGGATATAATATACTGTAATaatgttttcagtgctttgattcacatttcttttcttttttgttttcgtATTCTAAGCAGCCTGAATTGAAGTGCCACCAAGCTGCCCCGTCCTTGGTCAGGcctttcctgcagcagctgagctgacCATGAGCAGCAGAGCTCCCGAGGGCTCACCGGAGCTGGGCTTATCCCACACAGACAGGCCCAGACAAGCTCCATACCTAGATGAAcacatctttattttcatttccacaaATACACATCTAAACTGTCCATATCTCGCCTGGACACGTCACCTAAACCACTGCTCCTTTCCAGTTGCCCTTCTCGCCCCACCATGGGACGTGCGTTCCCTCTGCACGCTTGTACGAGGCCATTAGAGGGCATTTGGGTTTCATTTTTCAATCACGCAGAAGGATTATCGCTGTGAGAAAGTAAAGTCAGAGCTGCCGAGCAGCTGTCCTGCGCCGACTCTTGCATagctggagcagctccagcctgTCAGGAGATGGCCCCGACTCATCTGtgtgatttgttttctctttttcctgcttttcttttgggcTCGGCTCGCGGGGTATGTGCTTGGATGGCAGGCGGTATGTCTAGTACTGCGGAGCAGCGTCTCCGGCGTCTGAGCTCCTCGCTCGCTGAAGCCCTGCCAAACCGCCAGCgctttggggaggaggaggccagGCGGGGCAGGAAGGTTTGTGTTTATTCTGGAGGGATGTGGGGAAGGTAAATTAGAGCTGCCATCAAGAGGACGCCTCTGCCCATGCCCAGGAAGGCAGCTGCTGGGTCACGGGGTGGATATTGTGGGATGGCTGAGCTCGTGCATGGCCGAGCTGTGCAGCCTGGTGCAGTGGTGACTTGTGGTGCATGGCCTGATGTACCTACTCCTTCCCCGGAGGGCCAGGGCATGAGGGGGTCATGCTGGGGATTTGGGCTTTCCAGTGCTGGAGATGGTCTCTCTCGCAgcccctgcagagcagagctgcatgcGTGACATGGCAAAGGAGCAGCATCACCTCTCCAAAAGCCCCACCAATCTGGGAAAGGACCAATTCCCAGTTTCTCAGATGGGTTCATGGTCATGGCAGGGTTTCCCCATTTCTTATTACATTCAGCCTAAGAAGCTCAGGGATGCTGCCCAGTAACCCTGCCTGGGGCAGCAGGATGCACAGAGGGGGCAGGTGCTGTGTGGCATGGGGATCTTGTTCTCTATTTCCACCCTCCTTTGCAGCCAAAGTCCATCAGTTCTTCCCCAGTTTCCCAAGGGACGCGTCCTCCTTCTCCACCAAAACCACAGTGCTGTGGGCTTGCACCAGACTCTTTGCTGGGATGAGGCATTGGCTCCAGGATGTGACCAGGGTGGGCACAGCTACAGATTacctcttcttcccctctggaaaggcaaagcagagaGTGATGGAGAGATGGAGTGGGGTGGTGGCGTGTCCCCCATGTCTAGGGAGCAGGGGCATGTGGCAGAGCAGGTGCCTGGCCCTGGAAAGTTCCAGCTGCATGCGAGCAAGGCAGTTTTGCACCATGTCTGCACAGGGGCTGTGCCAGGCTAATTAAAAgggtggcagagccctgccactCGGGTGTACCCAGGgagccaggcaggagctgcagatgTATCTCCAGCAATAGGGGCAGGTTGAGCCCACCTGTGTGGCTCAGGGTTATGTGGGATTCATGGTGCTTTTGGATTCAGACATCCAGAGACCTCAAAATTCAGGGCTGCACCTGCTATCAGATAGCTGTTTTCCAAGCACATTTTCAGGAGACGGTTTATCTGTCCCTGAGACACAGTCAGCTCatggctggggaggggtgaTGGGGTGCCCACAGGTAactgggggtcccatggcttGTGCTGGCTGgcatttccctttctccatCAAACCTATTGCCCAGAGGCACCAGCTTCACCGAGGCCCTCACTTactgctggggatgctgccggcagagccaggcagggtCTGGCCATGCAGAGCCGCCTCTGAGTCTCCAGCCTGCAGTAGTGGTTCTGGTTGGACACGCGGGTAGAAAAGCCCAAGCCACAGGTGGCCGAGCAGGTGCTCCACTCCGTGGTCCACTCCTGGCAGGGGTACGGCAGCAGTGGGGATGCTGCCCCAGGGGCTGGATGAAAAagagatgaggggaaaaaggatgGTTGGAGCTAGGCACTGTGCAGCATGTCCTCCCGGTCCTGTGGGCATAGCCCTGTATGATGGGGAAATGAAGTGTCTCCTGTTGATGTTTGTGGTCTAGGGTGAAGGGACCGTCCCTAGAGACCTGCGTGGGCATCCCCTTGCTGGCATGTCCTGCATCTTACCTGCCCCAGCATCCCGGAGGAGGTGCTGGTCCCGGGCTTCACAGATCCACTCTGGGCAGCACTTGCCTGGGACCTCCACGCGCCGTGGGTAGGGGCAGTCTGGGGTGGGCAGCCGGACATCCTCCTGGCAGAGCGGGATACAGGTGAAGCCCCCATCCAGGCAGCGGCAGTGGAGTTTGCAGCTGGGTTGGAAAACCTCCCCATCTCGATAGACTCGGCCATTCACCTCACAGCCCTCATTGCTGTCTTCAACTGCAAGCAACATCCAAGAAGCCCGTTAGGGACAAAGTGACAGAGAGATGTGGATGGCAGAGGGGACTGCTGGGGGAAACCATGGGGCTGGCACGAAGGCACTGAATTGGGGGGCCACAGAAGTGACAGAAGGGTGTGTGAGGCAGACATGGGTTTGCAGCAGCATGTGCATCacccagcctcctcctcttccctacCTTCTCTCCTCATCaatctgcattttcaaagcagcagctcaccAGTTGGTGAGAAACCCTTTGGCTCTGACCCTGCCTTTCAGGATTTTCAGGCTAGAAAAAGTTTCTCTGAAATTTCTATTCAGGACCCccaggctccagccctggcagggtgacTGCAGCATCCTTGGGACGCCTGTGTCCATCCCCacccaaaccaccccaaaacccgAGTTGGCAAACAGCATGAGAGGTGGCcggagctgcagcacagccccgcAGCCAAGCTGTGTGCCTCAACCCCAGTTAAGCTGCTTTCGGAGCCTTAACAGCTTCCCTAAAAGTGGTGAGGGAtgcctggagctggctggagccCTGGCCggagctggggtgggtgctgggctgggagcacgGGGACATCCCCA from Pelecanus crispus isolate bPelCri1 chromosome 14, bPelCri1.pri, whole genome shotgun sequence includes:
- the CCN5 gene encoding LOW QUALITY PROTEIN: CCN family member 5 (The sequence of the model RefSeq protein was modified relative to this genomic sequence to represent the inferred CDS: substituted 1 base at 1 genomic stop codon), encoding MCXSSGGESSMRLQLEKQLFFLSLLCILAKVCAQLCRRPCYCPWIPPRCPRGSPLVLDGCGCCKICARRLGEPCDFLHICDQSQGLVCDYSAASAGTGATCNFEDSNEGCEVNGRVYRDGEVFQPSCKLHCRCLDGGFTCIPLCQEDVRLPTPDCPYPRRVEVPGKCCPEWICEARDQHLLRDAGAAPGAASPLLPYPCQEWTTEWSTCSATCGLGFSTRVSNQNHYCRLETQRRLCMARPCLALPAASPAINRLLKMCLENSYLIAGAALNFEVSGCLNPKAP
- the LOC104024212 gene encoding P2Y purinoceptor 1 — its product is MAAQALAPWPGNGSGALCPVDAAFAQRFLPAVYLAVIPLGLVGNGLGLWHLCTGPRWGARHPLGLLVGNLGLADLLYVSTLPFLVSYYLRGRVWLFGQGWCWITRGLFHLNLYASISFLTCISVHRYLGIVHPLKARGRCQGATSSVWLSMMVWVWVIMQVAPDFAFSKMDDTGMRCHDTTGHENLGVYLPYTVAVTVTGFVIPFLIIIGCYCHVVVVLCRNDTMDLRLRRRSIRLVILVMVLFSICFLPYHIFRNLNLLSRGWQLQGSCTQASKNIYISYQVTRGLASFNSAINPLLYVMTSEDCMSRIRTIRQKASESLGSTFRGKTSCQVDEKKMSIILCEEEASDEL